The Xenorhabdus poinarii G6 nucleotide sequence TCTTTAGCCAGTAAGGCGGCAGCCCTAGCCCCATGGATAAACAGGGTCCGCAGATAGGTGTCGCCGCGTTTGCTTATTCCCAACAAACGGACTTTCCCGCCTGAACCTGTCTGTTTTGGCACCAGACCGATATAGGCTGCAAACTCACGCCCAGATTTAAACACGGATGCTTCCCCCATAGTGGCAACCGCCGCCGTAGCGATTAATGGCCCCACACCGGGGATTTCCATCAGTCGCCTACAGGTTTCACTCTGTTTCGCCACACTGATAAGCTGTTTTTCAAGACCCTCTATCAGGGAGTCCAATTCGCTCAGCCTGTTGTATTGGTCTTCCAGTACTGTGATGAGATAAGGCGGCAGCTTCGTTTTCATTCGCTCCAAAGCTGCCGGTAGTTCCCTGTCCATCGCTGCCCGGCCTTTGTGGATAGTTTCACTAAATTCCAGCAGCGTCCCGTGTAGGGCATTAATCTGCGCAGTTCGGAACTTCACCCGTTGTCTACGTGAACGGTGCAGGACCAGTATTGACTGCTGTTCTTCCGTTTTGACGGCGATTGCTTTACCGAGTTGCTGTACCGCCATCCAAATAGCACGGGCATCCATCACGTCATTTTTATTGCCCATGACGAATGCTTTGACGAAGCGACCCTGCATCAATTTGACTTTATGCCCCTGCTTTTCGAGTTCGCGTGCCCAGTGCTGAGCGCCTCCACAGGCTTCCATACCAATCAAGCAGGGCTCTCTGTTACTGAAAAACGTCAGAAAATCCTGACTACGCAACTGCTTATCAACCACTTCACCTGTGTGTTCATTAATGAAGTGAATCTGGATCAGATGTTTTGCAATATCAACACCAACCGGTATATATTTCATGTTGTGGAGTCTCCAGTCTGAGGGAGCTTTATGCATCCCGTATTGGGCACTATGATGCCGGGAATCTGTGAGGCTCCACACCTGCATGTATTTTTCCTTCATCCATCAATGTGCTCCCTATTTTATGAATGGGGGAGCATTCATCTCATTCTCTTTTTTATTATTTTCCGTAAATAGGCAGTCACCAATACAAAAGAGGTTGGGGAGAGGATAGAAAGATGTCCGATATTTCTTGACCGCTACACCAAATAAATTCTTTCTTTCGGCAAAAAAGCATAAGCCATGTCCAATTTATTCATTTTCACCAATTCATGAATATAATGTGCTCTACTCGTCATATCCTCTATATTTATAATCCATTGATTTACATGATTTTCCACCTTTTTATTACGCAGGCCAATCTGTACAGTTGTGTGTAAAATGCGCATATTGAGCTGTTTTTTATATGTGAACATCGTCACTCTATTTCCTCACTTTATTGTCATTGATGCTGGTGTCCGAGGATATCGATTATGGTAGAAAGCAGAAAGATCGCGGGGACCTTTCCGGCTTTATCTCATGGCTTATTGAATTGACTACCTTGGGCTAAATTCAAAATAATTACCCATAAAAACAATAACGTTAGATAAACTGAAGCCTAAAAGTCCTAGGCCGTGTCCCTTAATGTAAATTGGTAGTATTATCATCTAAACGGTTTTCAATATAGGAAAAGATGATGGCACGCTACGACATTCCTGATGACGCATGGATATTGATAGAATCTTGTTTGCCCCTGGTTCATTCAGAACGGGCAGGACGTCCCTATGTTGAACACCGTCGTGTGATGAATGGGATGTTCTGGGTATTGTGCTCTGGAGCACCGTGGCGCGACTTACCGGAACGCTATGGGCCTTGGAAAACGGTCTATAACCGATTTAATCGTTGGTCAAAATCGGGCATTATCAACAAGATATTTAATCGGTTACTGTCCGTTCTGGATGAAAAAGGTTTGATTGACTGGACTGAAATTTGCCTAGATGGCAGCCATATTCGCGCCAGTAAAGAGGCCGCCGGCGCGAAAAAAAACAGCCCGATATCGCTGACGATCATGCGCTGGGTCGCTCACGCGGTGGTTATGGCACCAAAATCCACCTGGCAACAGACCGAAAGGGTTTTCCCCTCAACCTAATATTGACCGCAGGGCAAGCCCATGAAAGTCAATCCGCCATTCCGTTGCTCGATGGCATTGGCGTCCAACGCAAAAATGGTTTCATGAAACGACGTGGCAAAGCCGTGCTGGCCGATAAAGGTTATTCGGGCGGAAAACTGCGCGGTTATCTGCGTAAATTGAGGGTCAAGAGCATTATTCCGTATAAAATCAATGAAAAAGGCAGTACTGATGGCCGCACAAAATTTGATAAACAGGCTTATCGTGACCGGAATGTGGTCGAACGCTGTTTCGGTTTTCTGAAAGGGAATCGGCGTATCGCAACCCGTTACGAAAAAACCGCCCGGAACTATTTATCGATGGTGAAATTAGGCTGTATTCGACTCTTTTACAAGCGGTTATATAATTAAGGGACACAACCTAGAACCTCAATAAACCATGACAAATGTTCACCTATTTCTGGAATATCTTTTTCTTTTATTGATAAAAAACAGATTGCTAGGCGCGCCATTAAAAGTGGTTTATCTTTAAAATTTCTAATTCCATCATTGCTATCAACATAATTCCACCAAAATGATAAAGCAGCCTCTCTATCATCATCGGCTTTACTATCCTTTAAGTATTTGTAATTTGAATAGGATCATTCTCACAACCCTCAAATGTTATATTTAACATATCCGTTACTTTTAGCAAAAAATTCAAATATAACTGAATACAAGACTTACGATTTCCGGGCCATTTAATCAAATCAATATTCACAGTCATTCAAATTTCACTCCAAAATTTTCAGCACATAACTACAGTTTGCACACGCAGGTTTAGGCGATTTATATGCTACTTCTGAAATACCTATATTTAAGGACTTAAATGTGGCATTTGTTAGATTTTCAAGACCAATATTTAACGCTTGATCAAGATAGGATATTTCAGTACATCTACCATGTTCAGTGAGCAGAAAACAAGCCACTCTTAACAGAATAAATCTGGCAGACCATAGGATCTACCGACTATTTTATATGTAACTTTTTTAAGTATTGCATAGCGGCTCTATACGCCCCTATTGAGCTAGGATTCAAGTCTTCCATCCACTCAAAAAATCTTTTTGCGTGTTCACTCATAGCAATTAAAAATTCTTCCTTTTCAATAGAAGTCTTAACTTCTGAATAGCAATTTACACTAACGAGTACTCTATTTCCCTTTGATGGGGTGAATTTAACTTCTATCGGTTGATCTGGAAAATAACACTTAAACTCTCGATTATCATATAATGCCGATAATCCCTCTGCCAAATAACACCAAAAATCATCAATATAATCATACATTGACTTATCAATCAGGCTAATACCATTTATAGTTAACTCTAAGGCACCATCAATGCAATCAGCATTTTTAAACCTCCCATTATATTGAAAAACATCAATATATTCATCTTTTATTTTAATATATGTGTTTATGCTTATCATAGTTTACCTGGATAAAATTAGCTTCTTCTTACATTTTTAAAACCAACTCCATAATCTTAGCTTTTATATTGAACAGTAATTTATAATTTACCGACACTTCCTTAACTATTACGGTATCTCTATTTTTCTTCATCACATTCCCGATAGCATCGGTAATATCATTTATTGACATTATAGGAAAAAAACTCTGCTTGTCCTTTATTGAACCATCCCAATAATCAGGGTTATGCCATTCAAGAAAAGAAAGCCGCTTTTTCGGCATGATCTGAGAAGTGGCCACAATCCAGGCGACTCAAACCCAAGACAATGGATTATACAGAATTAGTTCCCCCCACAAACCCTATGGGTCGGGCTAAATGTACCGAGCCATCTACGGATTATAGTAACAAAAACAGTTATAATACAACCCACTCTCACCGTTCTCATATTAACTACAGAAAGAATAAGTTCGGAAGATCACAGGAATCTTTTCGGCTATAAAATCTAATCCATTATAATTTTTGCATTGCTAGTTGAATTTTCTCTTCTAATTCAAATAAATTACTTGCTGAGTCTAGATAAACAGGATTTTCCCAGTTAAATTCTTTAATTAATACCAACTTAAACTTCCCATCAATTTCGAATGAAGGTTTCCAGCCTATATCTAAAAGATACCCATTAGGAAATTCTACCTGCAACATATCTTCTTTTAATTCATCAAGTTGATTCTTAAGTGGGATATCATCACTAATAGAAAAATCATTGAAAATGATCACTCCACTTTTTTCTAAAAAATCAATATTCATTATCTTGTAAACTTCCTAAATTCGTTCAGAGAGATTGGATATCTGTGATATAGTACCACAGCTATATTCAACTCTGATCCATTGACTTGGTGTACCTTCATTAGCCTCGATAATTTCCCCTATACCTTGAACTTTTCAATGCTTACCATTCGTAACTGGTTGGCCCGTTTTATAAACATAACGTTCTAACTCTTCAATATTAATCTCTGTAAGATAAGATTGCGTCTGGCGTTAACTGTAGTGATGTGATGGACGTCCCCCTCTTCAGTTGTAAACAGTGTCATCGTTAACTTGATACTGAATACATTGCATTTCGGGAGTATTTCTCATGAACATAATCAAAGTGGTGGGTATTGATCTCGCTAAAAATGTTTTCCAGGTCTGTGTCTGGTTAACGGATAACTCTATCGCCTGGAACAAAAAAGTCTCACGGCAAAAATTGCTGGATACACTCCGGGCGTTTCCGCCCAATACCCTTATTGCGATGGAGGCTTGCCAGGGAGCTCATTATTGGGGAAGAACGCTCCAGGCTATGGGCTATGCCGTCCGGCTTATTCCGACTCAGTATGTCAAGGCACTCTGTAAAAATCAGAAAAACGATGCCAATGATGCGCTGGCTATCTGTGAAACCTCCTGCCGTCCCGGGATTCATTTTGTTCCGGTCAAAACGGTTGAGCAGCAGGATATCAAAGCCCTGCGCAGTGCCCGGCAACT carries:
- a CDS encoding DUF4291 family protein translates to MFTYKKQLNMRILHTTVQIGLRNKKVENHVNQWIINIEDMTSRAHYIHELVKMNKLDMAYAFLPKERIYLV
- a CDS encoding IS5 family transposase (programmed frameshift) — its product is MARYDIPDDAWILIESCLPLVHSERAGRPYVEHRRVMNGMFWVLCSGAPWRDLPERYGPWKTVYNRFNRWSKSGIINKIFNRLLSVLDEKGLIDWTEICLDGSHIRASKEAAGAKKKQPDIADDHALGRSRGGYGTKIHLATDRKGFPLNLILTAGQAHESQSAIPLLDGIGVQRKNGFMKRRGKAVLADKGYSGGKLRGYLRKLRVKSIIPYKINEKGSTDGRTKFDKQAYRDRNVVERCFGFLKGNRRIATRYEKTARNYLSMVKLGCIRLFYKRLYN
- a CDS encoding IS110 family transposase, producing MKYIPVGVDIAKHLIQIHFINEHTGEVVDKQLRSQDFLTFFSNREPCLIGMEACGGAQHWARELEKQGHKVKLMQGRFVKAFVMGNKNDVMDARAIWMAVQQLGKAIAVKTEEQQSILVLHRSRRQRVKFRTAQINALHGTLLEFSETIHKGRAAMDRELPAALERMKTKLPPYLITVLEDQYNRLSELDSLIEGLEKQLISVAKQSETCRRLMEIPGVGPLIATAAVATMGEASVFKSGREFAAYIGLVPKQTGSGGKVRLLGISKRGDTYLRTLFIHGARAAALLAKEPGPWITELKKRRPTSVAIVAMANKLARTVWAIAAHARQYDKNHVSIRPY